The Theileria annulata chromosome 3, complete sequence, *** SEQUENCING IN PROGRESS *** genome has a segment encoding these proteins:
- a CDS encoding uncharacterized protein (note;~Tap-24g11.q1c.C.cand.164 - score = 40.32;~5 probable transmembrane helices predicted for TA03480 by TMHMM2.0 at aa 115-137, 167-189, 196-218, 233-250 and 255-277), translating to MKSKEGAEVQSTDNLIEAMDESLNTSKKEETPFKFMTFFRTKSNQESNENEEKLESKNSDNTDLTQTDSQNDVIQIEVFDTAVYPEQLNHSMLCTLHYMKYREAIRRYTGEFKNCPYAVCIGHIFMVICVILTTSLVSQHFDPTDPGTIRGNTHKSWYSLYIDNLNNLSLIIFIGSTVFSVVNLYICIHPNTFSKIVSLSKITVKIYFILYPVLMIYNYSMNSSLQESSGQDNLRAVFNIRAYNIFGIFFYDTIFLTVYTILILFFNLIAFIYRFFYPHLLLTIINEDVKTFKVTGFEEMSLNAPNMGANNLNTGKIPAYKVTLTRFKKPNSIYYSFKCFIDFLHFKKRGSYDSFQYVGQLNSEFKPHGFGFWNSPNYHGELLMGFWESGLPLSPFKSREVGTNAGFSNVIIGWVRYEGGESDVGLGVAAAECCVSGPFFRTYPRILRFFTVPETDGKRGGRVLKYLGANTFFNYNKFHLMKKTSSISESSNNSEMLGDILTPKGHNTNKNKKNILTKLFTNKGYVFRERMDSKYYCTDSHIVMSLNHVSNDIVGYRYGNIDSYLNGKKNPYFNVLKNVHIRDIFQDINELFGIKEPGIPLTTFVNCMECLISALTLHTPNFTPLDSSNLNISVDDNKGININGYVQNPKINRDGLHEFVTDYCKSVKIVLNTTKTESHKPAKVLDSLNQGLDSRINRAKNYNILSVDGWVRKEEVRALEAWIYIHGFNVKCSDSLGIFAQIISFGNYPQYIKPFVFSWPSGNKLTQFKEAIVSSTCPKTVDTFIRMLQALLVNNIHDVHIMAHSMGATMFLGAFTQILNSKEYSDLFLPLSENRNSSHPKLKILTVTFLNPFYPVQDFIQNDYPRLKLYCSHITIYSDINDKALKIAELITGKKRLGRCVNDLYTLEEPVDSSLEKRCTLGSIMLPFTLEEVKTLKKNKKHNREIIETRKKKHWLDVDVIDTTCLGSNVHALRHSYWFLNREVIEDLRDLIVNRKRAQDRTSRLDRSLGNTWVYRVAPSNLDTLFETLF from the exons atgaagtCTAAAGAAGGTGCCGAAGTACAAAGCACCGACAATTTAATCGAGGCCATGGATGAGAGCTTGAATACCTCTAAAAAGGAAGAAACTCCCTTCAAATTCATGACTTTCTTCCGAACTAAATCTAACCAAGAATCAAATGAAAACGAAGAAAAATTGGAATCCAAAAATTCAGATAATACTGATTTAACTCAAACTGATTCACAAA ATGACGTAATACAAATCGAAGTATTTGATACGGCTGTATATCCAGAACAACTGAATCATTCTATGTTATGTACATTACATTACATGAAGTATAGAGAAGCAATTAGAAGATATACTGGAGAGTTTAAAAACTGTCCATATGCAGTTTGTATAGGACATATTTTCATGGTAATTTGTGTAATTCTTACCACGTCGTTGGTTTCTCAGCATTTTGACCCTACAGACCCTGGTACCATCAGAGGGAATACTCACAAGAGTTGGTATTCACTATATATTGATAACTTGAATAACTTAAGtcttatcatttttatcgGTTCCACAGTGTTTTCAGtagtaaatttatacatttgtATTCACCCAAACACCTTTTCTAAAATCGTCAGCCTCAGTAAAATAActgttaaaatttacttCATCTTGTACCCAgttttaatgatttataattattccaTGAACTCATCTCTGCAGGAAAGTTCAGGCCAGGATAATCTTAGAGCTGTTTTCAATATTAGAGCCTATAACATATTTGGGATATTTTTCTACGATACCATTTTCCTTACCGTTTACACAATTTTAATCCtcttttttaatttaattgcGTTTATTTATCGCTTCTTTTACCCGCACTTGTTACTTACGATCATTAATGAGGATGTTAAAACCTTCAAGGTTACAGGCTTTGAGGAAATGAGTTTAAATGCACCAAATATGGGCGCAAATAATCTTAATACTGGGAAAATCCCAGCGTACAAAGTTACTCTCACTAGATTTAAGAAGCCCAACTCTATTTACTATTCTTTCAAGTGTTTTATTGACTTTTTGCACTTTAAAAAAAGAGGCAGTTATGACTCCTTTCAATATGTTGGACAACTAAATTCTGAATTTAAACCTCATGGTTTTGGTTTCTGGAATTCACCGAATTATCACGGTGAATTATTAATGGGTTTCTGGGAATCAG GATTACCTTTATCACCATTTAAGAGCAGGGAAGTGGGTACTAACGCCGGATTTTCAAATGTTATAATTGGCTGGGTCAGATATGAAGGTGGTGAGAGCGATGTAGGATTAGGAGTAGCGGCAGCTGAATGTTGTGTTTCAGGCCCATTTTTCAGGACATATCCAAGGATTTTACGTTTCTTCACAGTGCCTGAAACTGATGGGAAACGAGGAGGAAgagttttaaaatatctgGGGGCAAATACATTTTTCAATTACAACAAATTTCACCTAATGAAGAAAACAAGTTCAATTAGTGAGTCATCAAATAATTCTGAGATGCTCGGAGATATCCTAACACCAAAAGGTCACAAcactaataaaaataagaaGAACATTTTgacaaaattatttacaaacAAAGGTTACGTATTTCGTGAGCGTATGGATAGTAAGTATTATTGTACGGATAGTCACATAGTAATGAGTTTGAACCATGTATCAAATGACATTGTCGGTTATCGGTACGGAAACATTGATTCATATCTCAATGGTAAGAAAAACCCATACTTTAACGTGCTTAAAAATGTACACATTCGTGACATTTTCCAGGATATAAATGAGCTTTTTGGTATTAAGGAACCCGGCATACCTCTGACCACTTTTGTAAATTGTATGGAGTGCTTGATAAGTGCTCTAACTCTTCATACACCTAATTTTACACCTCTGGATTCAAGTAATTTGAACATTTCCGTAGATGACAATAAGggaattaatattaacgGGTATGTACAAAACCCCAAAATTAACCGTGACGGTTTACATGAATTTGTAACTGATTATTGTAAATCTGTAAAGATAGTATTAAACACTACTAAAACTGAGAGTCACAAACCTGCTAAAGTTTTGGATTCACTGAACCAAGGACTAGATAGTAGGATTAACCGTGctaaaaattacaatatattatcgGTTGATGGTTGGGTCAGAAAGGAGGAAGTTAGGGCTTTAGAGGCTTGGATTTATATTCACGGTTTTAATGTCAAGTGTTCTGATTCTTTAGGTATATTTGCACAAATTATTTCCTTTGGAAACTATCCTCAATACATTAAACCGTTTGTATTCAGTTGGCCCTCAGGAAACAAATTAACTCAGTTTAAAGAGGCGATTGTGAGTAGCACCTGCCCAAAAACTGTTGATACTTTTATCCGAATGCTACAGGCTCTTTTGGTAAACAATATTCATGACGTACACATTATGGCACATTCCATGGGTGCGACCATGTTCCTAGGCGCTTTTACTCAGATTTTAAACTCGAAAGAATATTCTGACTTATTTTTACCACTCAGTGAAAATCGCAATTCCTCCCATCCGAAACTTAAAATCCTTACCGTTACTTTTCTTAATCCTTTTTATCCTGTCCAGgattttattcaaaatgATTATCCCAGacttaaattatattgCAGTCACATTACCATTTATTCTGATATCAACGATAAG GCATTGAAAATAGCTGAATTAATAACTGGCAAGAAGAGGTTGGGTAGATGTGTAAATGATTTGTATACACTTGAGGAGCCAGTAGACTCCTCTTTAGAGAAGCGGTGTACGCTTGGTAGTATAATGCTACCATTTACTCTAGAAGAAGTAAAGACTCTAAAGAAAAATAAGAAGCACAATCGGGAAATTATTGAGACTAGGAAAAAGAAACACTGGCTTGATGTTGATGTTATTGACACCACTTGCTTAGGATCTAATGTACATGCTCTCAGACATTCTTATTGGTTCCTCAACAGAGAAGTTATCGAAGATCTCAG GGATTTGATAGTCAATCGTAAAAGAGCACAAGATAGAACTAGTAGATTAGATAGAAGTTTGGGTAATACTTGGGTCTATAGAGTAGCACCTTCAAATTTGGATACTTTATTCGAAACACTGTtctaa
- a CDS encoding DNA replication licensing factor (MCM7 homolog), putative (note): MELTTEEAQSRVALLGAHTKSLSTFFEEFTSPLNLQDEDGDYKPFGDKKYKNQLQMIKNDSSKVLKVYMDDVRQYFLKENHDKDFYEGLMMNTYRYLELLYIASEMVLEKLTKDENYPKFGLYYDPIDELRVSRMKQNKLPINLRSNYDILLVNGNDDYIMKMKYVNADFVGCLVLIEVDVFKVANISPKLLIATYECDICHNHSYKTIEGNNYMPLMDCVNCVSTRNVKSSLKFHPKLSKFEKYQEIRVQEPLVHLNEGEMPKNLKCQLTNSLVGLLRPGDNILLYGILLPMFKEGFNNNKFTLLSDKVFKILNITHLKRDFKLYKQLSNNYFQVYDWHTPMIGIYTTLTLKITHYCRKMEELSRTPNVYEILSNSIAPDIYGHQDIKKALLLQLIGGCNVVKKDGGFIRGNIHILLLGDPGVAKSQLMKRICQISTRAIYTTGKGSSSSGLTAAIVKDPVTGDSVLEGGALVLANNGVCCIDEFDKMDDEDRSAIYEVMEQQKVSVAKAGHVTTLAANSSVLAAANPLSGVYDINKSVFININLPHALLSRFDLQFLLLDNINYNNDYKLSQYKLNNTINTYGTSTVSEENTNTMTNATNTPNTRTTNSTNTNSNTGAKDKRKRNDKSAGSKNKSNNTTDSVNNGVSRGLQSDTIVNPVASDDILMELSKWYINNRQDELQQELYQNYQYSYTTPRTILSILRLAQALARMRFSNDINMSDLEESIRLTESMKHTINYELLQQKHKRKVTTSSNIMYIIKNLRNNLKNTKENWDGWININDVEQQLLSNGYKTKDLNDFISKYSQLAIILLNSNSTQLSFPQDII; the protein is encoded by the exons ATGGAGTTAACAACAGAGGAGGCACAGTCTCGTGTTGCTTTATTAGGGGCACATACAAAATCTTTATCAACATTTTTCGAGGAATTCACCAGTCCACTTAATTTACAAGATGAAGATGGAGATTATAAACCTTTTGGcgataaaaaatataaaaaccAATTG CAAatgattaaaaatgattCCTCTAAAGTTTTGAAAGTTTACATGGACGATGTCAGACAA tattttttGAAGGAGAACCATGATAAGGATTTTTATGAAGGACTAATGATGAACACGTACCGTTACCTTGAACTACTGTACATTGCGTCTGAGATGGTTTTAGAAAAACTTACAAAAGACGAAAATTATCCA aaatttgGATTATATTATGATCCAATTGATGAATTGAGAGTATCAAGAATgaaacaaaataaattgCCAATTAACTTGAGATCCAACTA TGATATATTATTGGTAAATGGAAATGAtgattatataatgaaGATGAAATACGTTAACGCCGATTTTGTGGGCTGCTTGGTATTGATTGAAGTTGACGTGTTTAAAGTGGCTAACATTTCAccaaaattattgattGCAACATATGAATGCGATATTTGCCATAACCACTCCTACAAAACT ATTGAGggaaataattatatgcCATTGATGGACTGCGTGAATTGTGTGAGCACAAGGAACGTTAAATCgtcattaaaatttcatcCAAA ATTAAGCAAGTTTGAAAAGTATCAAGAAATCAGAGTCCAAGAACCGCTCGTGCACCTGAACGAAGGAGAAATGCCGAAAAATCTCAAATGCCAGCTCACCA ATTCATTGGTTGGGTTATTGAGGCCCGGTGATAACATTTTACTGTATGGTATACTATTGCCCATGTTTAAGGAGGgttttaacaataataagTTTACACTGTTGTCCGATAAGGTCTTCAAAATCCTCAACATCACACATTTAAAAAGGgattttaaactttataAACAACTAAGCAATAATTATTTCCAAGTGTATGACTGGCATACA CCCATGATTGGGATATATA CAACTCTAACGCTGAAAATAACTCATTATTGTAGGAAAATGGAAGAATTGAGTAGGACGCCAAATGTATATGAAATACTATCAAATAGTATAGCGCCAGACATTTATGGACATCAAGATATCAAAAAAGCTTTATTGCTACAACTT ATTGGAGGATGTAATGTGGTGAAGAAGGATGGAGGATTTATTAGGGGAAATATTCACATATTGCTATTGGGGGATCCTGGAGTAGCAAAGAGCCAATTGATGAAGAGAATATGCCAGATATCAACAAGGGCCATATATACGACTGGTAAAGGAAGCTCCTCTTCCGGTCTCACTGCAGCCATTGTTAAAGATCCCGTTACAG GTGATAGTGTGTTGGAGGGAGGTGCACTAGTGTTGGCGAATAATGGTGTGTGTTGTATAGACGAGTTCGACAAGATGGACGATGAGGATAGGAGTGCGATTTATGAAGTTATGGAACAACAGAAAGTTTCAGTGGCAAAAGCAGGTCATGTGACAACTTTGGCAGCAAACTCGTCAGTGTTGGCAGCTGCAAATCCCTTGTCTGGCGTTTATGACATTAACAAGTCGgttttcattaatattaacttGCCGCACGCCCTTCTCTCAAGGTTTGACCTACAGTTCCTACTTCTCGATAATATCAACTATAACAACGACTACAAATTGTCACAATATAAACTCAATAACACAATTAACACTTATGGGACCAGTACTGTTAGTGAAgaaaatactaatactatgACTAATGCCACCAATACTCCTAATACTCgtactactaatagtactaatactaatagtaaCACTGGTGCTAAGGATAAGAGAAAAAGAAATGATAAGTCTGCGGgatcaaaaaataaatcaaataatacAACTGACTCCGTAAATAACGGAGTGAGCAGAGGATTACAATCAGATACAATAGTCAAC CCAGTGGCAAGCGATGATATACTAATGGAATTGAGTAAATGGTACATCAATAACAGACAAGACGAACTGCAACAAGAactttatcaaaattatcaatattcATACACTACGCCAAGAACTATTCTGTCCATTCTAAGATTAGCACAA gCATTGGCGAGGATGAGATTCAGTAATGACATTAACATGTCAGATTTGGAAGAGTCAATTAGATTAACTGAGAGTATGAAGCATACCATCAACTATGAGCTTCTACAACAAAAACATAAAAGAAAAGTTACCACCTCCTCCAACATTATGTACATCATCAA AAACTTGAGGAATAATTTGAAGAACACAAAGGAGAATTGGGACGGTTGGATAAATATAAACGATGTCGAGCAGCAGTTACTGTCCAATGGCTACAAAACAAAAGATTTAAACGATTTTATAAGCAAATATTCACAACTAGCAATCATACTACTCAACAGCAACAGCACACAACTATCATTTCCACAAGACATAATATGA
- a CDS encoding uncharacterized protein (note;~Tap-24g11.q1c.C.cand.163 - score = 9.48), with translation MKKRKRSDTKIRSRCVSKLYNCEEYTEKFDKIISFLYKIFCKASVGSDFAEFLTLTEFCNGLNTLGFNISKSELIEHLKPVLYGKNYDLEVIQNYGNGNIKTLYRPPLKAKNSFESNLINLEVIKTLFLNINLNLSKANTIY, from the coding sequence ATGAAAAAGAGGAAACGTTCCGATACGAAGATTCGCAGCAGATGTGTGAGTAAGTTATACAATTGCGAGGAATACACTGAGAAATTCGATAAAATCATTTCATTCTTGTACAAAATATTCTGCAAAGCTTCAGTGGGCTCGGATTTCGCCGAATTTCTAACTTTAACTGAGTTTTGCAACGGGCTAAACACGCTGGGATTCAATATTAGCAAAAGTGAGCTGATTGAGCACCTAAAACCCGTACTTTACGGCAAAAATTACGATTTGGAGGTGATTCAAAACTACGGTAATGGGAACATAAAGACTCTGTACAGGCCTCCCCTCAAAGCCAAAAATTCCTTTGAGTCCAATTTAATAAACCTTGAAGTAATCAAGACTTTATTCCTGAAcattaatttgaatttatctAAAGCCAATAcaatatactaa